A genomic window from Pseudogulbenkiania sp. MAI-1 includes:
- the waaC gene encoding lipopolysaccharide heptosyltransferase I, whose amino-acid sequence MMNVLIVRTSSMGDLIHTWPAVTDLIAHYPNLRLAWLAEEGFADIAALHPGVRAVIPIAWRRWRKSLLSPATWAEMRVFREQLRARPWDLVLDAQGLVKSALPAKLARAPLAGYGWSSIREPLASLFYDKKHRVSRQLSAIERNRRLFGLTFGYEPEGVPDFGVHAGPRPAWLLPGDYAVLLHATSRASKEWPEERWVQLADTLARQDGLVAVLPWGNEQEKARAERLAGKMHAAVVAPKLTLKQAAGLIGHAAAVVGVDTGLTHMANALNVPLVALYTDTDPARTGVVEGARALNLGNAGQCPAVDEVLAALARVRSAA is encoded by the coding sequence ATGATGAACGTGCTGATCGTGCGCACCTCGTCGATGGGCGACCTTATCCACACCTGGCCCGCCGTGACCGACCTGATCGCGCATTACCCCAACCTGCGCCTGGCCTGGCTGGCCGAAGAAGGCTTCGCCGACATCGCCGCCCTGCATCCGGGCGTGCGGGCGGTGATTCCGATCGCCTGGCGGCGCTGGCGCAAGTCGCTGCTGTCGCCGGCCACCTGGGCCGAGATGCGCGTGTTCCGCGAGCAGCTGCGGGCGCGGCCATGGGATCTGGTGCTGGACGCCCAAGGCTTGGTCAAGAGCGCGCTGCCGGCCAAGCTGGCGCGCGCCCCGCTCGCCGGCTACGGCTGGTCCAGCATCCGCGAGCCGCTGGCCAGCCTGTTCTACGACAAGAAACACCGCGTCAGCCGCCAGCTCTCGGCGATTGAGCGCAACCGCCGGCTGTTCGGCCTGACCTTCGGCTACGAGCCGGAAGGCGTGCCGGATTTCGGCGTCCACGCCGGTCCCCGGCCGGCCTGGCTGCTGCCCGGCGACTACGCCGTGCTGCTGCACGCCACCAGCCGGGCTTCCAAGGAATGGCCGGAGGAGCGCTGGGTGCAGCTGGCCGACACGCTGGCGCGGCAGGATGGTCTGGTGGCGGTGCTGCCGTGGGGCAACGAACAGGAAAAGGCCCGTGCCGAGCGGCTGGCCGGCAAGATGCACGCCGCCGTGGTGGCGCCCAAGCTGACGCTGAAACAGGCCGCCGGCCTGATCGGCCATGCCGCGGCGGTGGTCGGCGTCGATACCGGGCTGACCCACATGGCCAACGCGTTGAACGTGCCGCTGGTGGCGCTCTACACCGATACCGATCCGGCCCGGACCGGCGTGGTGGAAGGCGCGCGTGCGCTGAACCTGGGCAATGCCGGGCAATGCCCGGCGGTGGACGAGGTGCTGGCGGCGCTGGCGCGGGTGCGGAGCGCGGCGTGA
- a CDS encoding glycosyltransferase family 2 protein, whose product MSIVLITKNAAQQLASCLESCRFADEIVVVDSGSTDDTVSIAKSYNAKVIHQDWLGFGPQKQFAVRQARHDWVLCLDADEWLSPELAMEIKALPNNPQPAAYRFPRSNKFMGRFLRHGEGYPDLSLRLFDRRRARWSDHAVHEYVIVDGPVENLRGDLMHESGEDIALYLSKQNRYTDLQAQALFARGKKVGWPKLVFSPLLRFLKFYLLRQGFRDGVPGLVHISIGCFNSYIKYAKLIELHRLENKQ is encoded by the coding sequence TTGAGCATCGTTCTGATCACCAAAAATGCAGCGCAACAGCTCGCAAGCTGCCTGGAGAGCTGTCGGTTTGCCGACGAAATCGTGGTGGTGGATTCGGGCAGCACGGACGATACCGTGTCCATTGCTAAAAGCTATAACGCCAAAGTTATCCACCAGGACTGGCTGGGATTCGGCCCCCAGAAACAGTTCGCGGTACGGCAAGCCCGCCACGACTGGGTACTCTGCCTCGATGCCGACGAATGGCTTTCGCCAGAATTGGCCATGGAAATCAAAGCCTTGCCGAACAATCCACAGCCGGCGGCCTACCGTTTTCCGCGCAGCAACAAATTCATGGGGCGTTTCCTGCGTCATGGCGAGGGCTATCCGGATCTCAGCCTGCGCCTGTTCGACCGGCGTCGTGCGCGCTGGTCCGATCACGCGGTGCACGAATACGTCATCGTCGACGGGCCTGTGGAAAACCTCAGGGGCGACCTGATGCACGAGTCGGGCGAGGACATCGCGCTCTACCTCAGCAAGCAGAACCGTTACACCGATCTGCAGGCGCAAGCGCTGTTCGCACGCGGCAAGAAGGTGGGCTGGCCCAAGCTGGTGTTCAGTCCGCTGCTGCGATTCCTCAAGTTCTACCTGCTGCGCCAGGGCTTCCGCGACGGCGTGCCGGGGCTGGTGCACATCAGCATCGGCTGCTTCAACAGTTACATCAAATACGCGAAGCTGATCGAGCTTCACCGTCTGGAGAACAAACAATGA
- a CDS encoding NAD-dependent epimerase produces the protein MKVLVTGAAGFIGRAVCEKLLDKGGVEVVAVDNLNDYYAVELKHARLATLQGRPGFAFHKLDIADWEALQALFAAERVDYVIHLAAQAGVRYSIQNPHAYAQSNLVGFTNVLEACRRYPVKHLVYASSSSVYGQNAKVPFSEDDRVDAPVSFYAATKKANEVMAHSYAHLYALPVTGLRFFTVYGPWGRPDMAPWLFTEAILKGETIKVFNHGKMQRDFTYIDDIVEGVLRVMEHVPQGAAGRPPYQLFNIGNHNPVELMEFIRATEAACGREAVKDYYPMQDGDVPVTYADTAKLRTAVGFSPDTPLAAGMQRFVDWYRAYHGA, from the coding sequence ATGAAAGTACTGGTCACCGGCGCTGCCGGTTTCATCGGTCGCGCCGTGTGCGAAAAACTGCTGGACAAGGGCGGGGTCGAGGTGGTGGCGGTGGATAACCTCAACGACTACTACGCCGTCGAGCTCAAGCACGCCCGCCTCGCCACGCTGCAGGGCCGTCCGGGCTTCGCCTTCCATAAGCTCGACATCGCCGACTGGGAGGCGCTTCAGGCGCTGTTCGCCGCCGAGCGCGTCGACTACGTGATCCACCTCGCCGCCCAGGCCGGGGTGCGCTACAGCATCCAGAACCCCCACGCCTACGCCCAGAGCAACCTGGTGGGTTTCACCAACGTGCTGGAAGCCTGCCGCCGCTACCCGGTCAAGCATCTGGTGTACGCCAGCTCCAGCAGCGTCTACGGCCAGAACGCCAAGGTGCCGTTCTCGGAGGACGACCGCGTCGACGCGCCGGTGAGCTTCTACGCTGCCACCAAGAAGGCCAACGAGGTGATGGCGCACAGCTACGCCCACCTCTACGCGCTGCCCGTCACCGGCCTGCGCTTCTTCACCGTGTACGGTCCGTGGGGCCGCCCCGACATGGCGCCGTGGCTGTTCACCGAGGCCATCCTCAAGGGCGAGACCATCAAGGTGTTCAACCACGGCAAGATGCAGCGCGACTTCACCTACATCGACGACATCGTCGAAGGGGTGCTGCGCGTGATGGAGCATGTGCCGCAGGGCGCCGCCGGGCGGCCGCCGTACCAGCTGTTCAACATCGGCAACCACAACCCGGTCGAGCTGATGGAGTTCATCCGCGCCACCGAGGCCGCCTGCGGACGCGAGGCGGTGAAGGACTACTACCCGATGCAGGACGGCGACGTGCCGGTGACCTACGCCGACACCGCCAAGCTGCGCACCGCGGTCGGTTTCTCGCCCGACACGCCGCTGGCCGCCGGCATGCAGCGCTTCGTCGACTGGTACCGCGCCTACCACGGCGCTTGA
- a CDS encoding cupin domain-containing protein encodes MKNMLFAVPLLVAGTVFAPAAPAAEMSGVLVVTPDELKWAEVASLPPGAKVTVIEGKMDQKGPITARLKLPADYKVPAHWHPEVERVTVLSGTFNYGVGDKLDPQMTKALGPGSVVVMPPKTKHFVWTKEETVIQLNVMGPWGITYVNPADKPSKP; translated from the coding sequence ATGAAAAACATGCTTTTTGCCGTTCCCCTGCTGGTGGCCGGCACGGTCTTCGCTCCGGCCGCCCCGGCCGCCGAGATGAGCGGCGTCCTCGTCGTCACGCCGGACGAGCTCAAATGGGCTGAGGTTGCGAGCTTGCCGCCCGGAGCCAAGGTGACGGTCATTGAAGGAAAGATGGACCAGAAAGGCCCCATTACGGCGCGGCTCAAGCTGCCGGCCGACTACAAGGTTCCCGCCCACTGGCACCCCGAAGTGGAACGGGTGACCGTGCTGTCCGGAACGTTCAACTACGGTGTCGGCGACAAGCTGGATCCGCAGATGACGAAGGCCTTGGGGCCGGGCAGCGTCGTCGTCATGCCGCCCAAGACCAAGCATTTCGTCTGGACCAAGGAAGAAACGGTCATCCAGTTGAACGTCATGGGACCGTGGGGAATCACCTACGTCAACCCGGCCGATAAGCCCAGCAAGCCATGA